A stretch of DNA from Phycisphaerae bacterium:
CCCCGACCCGGACAGGTTGCTTGCCTATCGCTTGACGTTTCACAACGTGCTCGAAGCCCTCGCTCGAAACAATGCCAATGCCGGCGCGGGTTATATCGAGCGAAGCGGCGAGCAGTATCTCGTCCGCTCGCCGGGGCAGGTCACGACGCTCGACGATATTCGCCAGATCGTTGTCGGCACCCATCGCGGCATTCCGATTCACGTCGATGATGTCGCCGACGTGTTACTGGGGAAGGAACTCCGAACGGGGGCGGCAACGGAGAATGGCCAGGAGGTCGTACTCGGCACCGTCTTCATGCTGATGGGCGAAAACAGCCGATCCGTGTCTCACAACGTCGCTCAAAGAATGGAGGAGATCAACCGCACGCTGCCAGAGGGAATCGTCGCCCGGACGGTCTATGACCGTACGGTTCTGGTGGACAAGACTATCGCCACCGTGACTAAGAACCTCGTCGAGGGGGCGCTGCTCGTTATCGTGATTCTGTTTTTCTTCCTGGGAAACATTCGTGCCGCCTTGCTTACCGCGATGGTCATTCCGCTCGCGATGCTGTTCACCATCACCGGAATGGTTTCAAACAAGGTGAGCGCCAACCTCATGAGCCTCGGCGCCTTGGACTTCGGCCTCATTGTCGACGGCGCCGTGATCATCGTTGAAAACTGCATGCGCCGATTGGCCGAGGAGCAGCACCGACTGGGCCGGACGCTCTCCCTCAAAGAGCGACTGGCGCTCGTGTTTGAAGCCTCGAAGGAAGTACGAAAGGCGACGATGTTCGGCGAGCTGATCATCATGATCGTCTATCTGCCGATCCTCGCGCTCACGGGCGTAGAAGGAAAGATGTTTCACCCCATGGCGTTTACGGTCATTGCGGCCCTGCTCGGGGCGATGGTCCTATCGGTCACGTTCGTGCCCGCCGCCGTTGCGATTCTGCTCGGCGGGCATATTTCGGAGAAGGAGAACTTCCTCGTCAGGATGGCAAAGATTCCGTACGTTGGAACGCTCAACCTGTTTCTCAAGAACCGCGCAACGGTTGTGGCTGCTGCGGTCGTGCTTGTCGTGCTCTGCGGCTTGCTGGCAACACGGATGGGAACTGAGTTCATCCCCAGTCTGGACGAAGGCGACATTGCCCTGCACGCATTGCGCATTCCCGGAACCAGCCTGAGTCAGGCTGTGGCGATGCAGCAATCGCTGGAGCGACGACTCAAGCAATTCCCTGAAGTAGACAAGGTCTTTGCAAAAATCGGAACCGCCGAAATCGCGACCGACCCCATGCCGCCCAGCGTGGCCGACAACTTCGTCATGCTAAAGCCACACGATACTTGGCCTGAGCCGCGCCGCACCAAGGTTGAACTCGTTCGCGCGATGGAGGAAGCCGTGAAGGAGATTCCCGGCAACAACTATGAATTCACCCAGCCCATCCAGATGCGATTCAATGAACTCATTGCGGGAGTACGCAGCGACGTGGCCGTCAAGGTTTTCGGCGACGACATGGATGTCATGGTCGAAGCAGGCGAACGGATCGCCAAGGTCATCGAGGCGATTCCTGGCGCCGCGGACGTAAAGGTCGAGCAGGTCACGGGCCTGCCGATTCTGACCATTGAACTCGACCGCGCCGCAATGGCGCGGTACGGCCTCAGCGTCTCGGAAGTGCAAGATGTCATCCAAATCGCCATCGGGGGCAAGAGCGCAGGCGAAGTCTTTGAAGGAGACCGCCGCTTCGAGTTAATCGTGCGACTTCCGGAATCGATGCGCGAGGACGTAGAGAGGCTCAAGCGCATTCCCGTCACACTGCCCAAGGCGGAATCGAGCGTGTGGCTCATCGGACAGGAAAACGGGGCGGTGGGCGAAGTCCTCCCAAGCCATATCCCGCTCGGGTCCGTCGCTGAGTTTGTCATCAGCCCCGGCCCCAACCAGATTAGCCGGGAAAATGGCAAGCGGCGCGTCGTCGTAACTGCCAACATTCGCGGTCGCGACATCGGGTCGTTCGTTCGAGAAGCCCAGGCCGCCATAGAGTCGCAAGTGGACATCCCGGCCGGCTACTGGACTTCATGGGGCGGCCAATTCCAACAGATGATCTCCGCGGCCAAACGCCTTCGCATCGTCGTACCGATTGCACTCCTGCTTATTCTGGTGCTCCTGTTCGTCACGTTTGGAAACCTCAAAGACGCGATCCTCGTCTTCACGGGTGTTCCACTGGCGCTGACGGGCGGCGTCCTTGCACTGTGGATTCGAGATATTCCGCTATCGATCTCTGCCGGGGTCGGATTCATCGCCCTGTCAGGCGTGGCTGTGCTAAACGGCCTAGTCATGATTTCGTTCATCAACCAACTTCGAGCTGAAGGCGATAGCCTCGATGAAGCGATCACGCGCGGCGCCGTCACTCGGCTCCGCCCGGTCATGATGACCGCCCTCGTCGCTTCGCTCGGTTTCGTCCCGATGGCTCTTGCCACAGGCACGGGTGCCGAAGTGCAGCGACCGCTGGCAACCGTAGTGATCGGCGGCATCCTTTCCTCGACAGCCCTGACGCTAGTGGTGTTGCCCGTGTTGTATCGCATATTCAACCGCCCCGATGAGCAGCCAATCGGATAGCCGGGCAATACAAAACCCAATCACGAGGACTTCAAGCTTCGAGTACTCGAAATCGTTGACAGTCAGCAAGTCGATGCTCGCCCTCGCCGGCGTCAACGCGGCAACGAATCCTAGAACCGATTCTTTAAGATGAGCCACAATCACGGGCTAAGCATCCAAGCGAACGAGCCTCGAATCCGCGGTTGTTTCAAAGCGGGGGTGGGTCGGTAGGTCCTTACGCCTTTTCCTCATCGGCCGTGATCGCCTTCAACTTGTGGAAAACTGGGTGCTGACCCGGCTCGCGGCGCCACGGCCATGAGGACAGCCGGCAACTCGGAATTCTCATTCAGCTTGCTCAAAACACAATGACAGGTTGTTTCATCCGTCACATGCACGAGTTTCCATTCTCCGACTACGACCGCGTGGCCGCGATGCTTTCCGATTACGCACTCGTAATCCTTGTGCGTGCCGAATTCCTCGCGATGAACCGGACGATGAAAGATCGCTCCCAAGAACTCGCCGTTGCGGACATACATTGCCGCCGCACCCGACTCGTTGCCGAATCGAAGCGTGTAGGCCGACTCAAGTCGGAACCCACCGGGCAGCGACTCCGGGATGTCAAAGTCCAATTGCGACGCCGTTCGCTTGGCCTCGACAGGCTGGACTTGCCGTGCGTGGTAGTGGGAGAGAAACTTCTCGAATGCTGTAACGGCGTCATTCGGCAGGGCGTCAAGCAACATGCTGAAATCGACCGTGGAGGCTCTTGAAACCGAAGCGCCATCTCCGAATGAGAGTAAGGCCCAAGCTCCAAGCCCGACCGCGACGAGCACGCTCGCGGCGAGGGCGTACCGCCTGAGCAACACGAAACGACCTGGGCGCGCGGGAACCGTTTCGGCTGGACCGTCAAGCCGGCGCTCAATCGCACTCCAAAGGCCTTCTGGCACAACGACGGGGCCGGCCGGAGCGAGCCGCGTTGCAAGATCGCGAATCGACGCCAGTTCATGGGTGCAGCCGGGGCACGCCGCGAGATGGGCTTCGACTTCGCGACGTACCTGGAGCGGCACTTCGCCGTCGAAGTACGCGCCCAAATACTGTCTTGTCGTCTCGCAGTTCATGGACGTCCTCTTTCCATGCGGACCATGTCCGCTGGCGGTAGCGTCGTACGTGCGTTGTTCTCCCCTTCTGTTGGATGCGTTGGGGCTCGGCTTTCTTCCGCAGGATCATATCCATCGGCCAATAATTCTCGCGCCCGCTGCCTGGCCCGGATTAGCCGCGAACCGACCGTGCCGATGGGGCATTCCATGACGGCTGAAATGGCACGATAATCCAGCCCCTCTTGATATCGAAGGAGGAGAACGGCCCGATCGACGGGGTCCATCTGTCGGAAGACCTCCTCCAAATCCATCGCAGCAATGACCCTGTCGTTTTCGGAAGCCCCCGAGGACGCGGCCGACTCCGAATCCGCAGGGAGTCCTAACGGTTCTTTGCGGCGAAGGAACTGAAGCGCTTCGTTGACCGCGATTCGGTACAGCCAAGTCGCCAGCTTCGATTGCCCGTTGAACTGGCCGATTCGGCTGAAGGCCCGCAGATACGTCTCTTGGACAAGGTCGAAGGCGATATCCGGACTGCCGATCATCCTCAAAAGAAGCCTATGAATACGCTCTGAGGTCTGGTTGTACAATTCTTGTTGGGCCTCACGGATCCCCTTGCGACAGCGCTCAACCAGCTCTGATTCCGTCACGCAAATCCTCACCGAGGTGGTGGGCACCGTTTCTTGCTTCGAAAGCCTAGGCTAGGGCGGATTATATCCGTCAACGGCTTGCCTGTCCCCTGGCAGGCATCTCGCCAACGTGGGGATCAAAAAAACGTGGCAGCCCTGCGAAGAATCCACCCTGTCCACGCATCAAAGAATCGTTAGGGCCGCATAGTCTGCGCGCCGAGAGGACTGACCGTCGGAGCACCACGGGGAATACTTATGCGCTCGATTCGACGAAGTAGTCGGTATTTGCTGGTCTTGCCCATCTTAGCATCGCCGTTGGCTCTGTGGGCCCACGAAGGTCATGGGGGCAAGGAGGTCGGGGCCTTCGATTTGGACACCCCCCGCCAAGTGTCGCCGGAGACCGCGGCCCATATCGGGCTGAAGACCGCCGAGATTGATTTCGGACCCGTCGAGGAGACGCTGGCGTTATCCGGCATGGTTCGGGCGGCGCCGGACCGACACTGGACCATTTCAACTCTAGCGGCTGGAAAGGTGCTCGCCGTCCATGTTCAGGTGGGGAGCGTAGTACGCCGGGGCGATCTTCTCGTCGAAATCGACTCGCCGGAACTGGCCAGGCTGCTGCTCGATGTTGTTCGCGGTGAGGGGCGAGTCCAACAGCTTCGCGTCGAGGCCCAAAATGCCGATGAGACCGCAGCGCTGGCCGAGGCGGAATTGCATCGCGTCGAGTCGACCGGCGAAGGTGTCGTCCCGATCAATGTGGTCTCCGAGCGGCGAGCGGCCGCGCTTCGAGCAAGAGGCGAGGCCAAGCTCAAAGCCGTTGACTTAGATGTAACCACCAAGGAAGTCGCCGTTCTCAGGCAGCAGGCCCTACGATGGGCTCGTAACAGCGTTGGGGGAGAGGCGGACTCCGGAGCCGCGGACCTGACCGACGGTCAACTCAATCTGCAACGCCTTGTCGCACCGGCGGACGGTGTTGTCGTGGAGCGTTCGGCTCGACCTGGTCATTGGGCCGCCGCTGGTGAGACGCTTTTGTCTGTCGCCGATTACAGCGTCGTTCAGATTGAAGGCGAACTTCCGGAGTCCTTGATTCCGCGTGTCGCATCGCGTTCGTCCGATGCGGTTCGCGTTCGGATTCCATCACAGCCCGCCTTCCTGGTTGGGGGGCAAGTCAAATTCATAAGCCCGGCGTTGGACCCCGTCAAGCGCACCGCGCATGTCCTCATCGAGTGCGACAATAAAACAGGAATGCTCCGCGATGGCATGTTTGTTGACCTCGCTATTGTCCTGCGCGAGGAAAAGACCGCGGTTGTTGTGCCAGCCTCCGCTGTCGTCCAATACGGGCCGATGCACTTCGTGTTTATCAAGAGCGGTGAGGTCTACAGGAAGCAAGACATCACGCCGGGGCAATCCAACGACCAAGTGGTCGAGGTCCTTGCAGGACTCGCGCCTGGCGACGTTGTCGTCACTCAGGGCGCATACTCGCTGACGCAATTGCGGCCCAAGGCGCCTACCGCGTTGGCTATGGCCGCCCCAACCGCCCAAGCCGTCCAGAAAGAGCCGTAATGCTTAACGCGATCATTCGATTCTCCCTGCACAACCGCGTGCTCGTGCTCGCGGCTGCACTGCTGGTCGCGGCGTACGGCCTGTTTACAGCTTCGCGCCTGCCAACGGACGTGCTTCCCGATCTTAACCGCCCGACGGTCACGATTCTGACTGAAGCACCAGGGTTGGCGCCGGAAGAAGTCGAGACGCAGGTGACGTTTCACCTTGAAACCGCGCTGAACGGAGCAGTCGGTGTGGAACGGGTCCGGAGCGTCTCCGGTCTTGGTCTCTCGGTCGTCTATGTGGAATTCGCGTGGGGAACTGATATTCGGTACGACCGGCAGGTCGTTCAGGAACGTCTCAATCAGGTCGCCGAGAAATTGCCACCCGGCGTGATTCCAGTCATGGGACCGATCAGCTCCATCATGGGCGAAATCATGTTGGTCGGTCTGCGCAGCGACTCGCTGCCGCCGATGGAAATACGATCGCTAGCCGATTGGGTCCTCCGGCCGTCATTGCTCTCCGTCGGTGGCGTCTCGCAAGTCACCGTGATGGGCGGGGAGGTTCGACAGTTCCAGGTTCTCGCCGATCCGGAAAAACTGCGGCGGTATGACTTGACGCTCAACGATCTGGAAGAAGCGTTGGAGAAGACAAATGAAAACTCTGGCGGAGGCTTCATCGTCGGGAGCAGTCAGGAATTTGTCGTTCGCAATCTAGGGCGGGTCGCAACGGTCGTGGATATCGAGTCCTCACTCGTCGCCACGCGGACGAGTGAAGGCGTCACCCAGCCGATTCTCATTCGTGATGTCGCCACGGTCCGCGAGGGTGGAGCGCTCATCAAGCGCGGCGACGGCTCAATGAACGCCCGACCTTCGGTGATTATGGCCATTCAGAAACAGCCTGGCGCCGACACGCGGGATCTCAGCGCCCGCATCGACGAGGCGATGAACGGGCTGCGACCGACGTTGCCAAAGGACCTGATGATCAACGCGGATCTGTTCCGCCAATCGCATTTCATTCAGGCCGCAATCGAAAACGTGGTGGAGGCGCTGCGCGACGGATCTGTCCTTGTGGCGATCATCCTCATTCTGTTTCTTCTCAACGTCCGCACGACGTTCATCACGCTGACCGCCATACCCCTTTCGCTTTGCATCACAGCGTTGGTCTTCAAGGCCTTTGGAGAATCGATCAACACCATGACCCTGGGCGGCATCGCCGTCGCTATTGGCGAACTCGTCGATGATGCGATCGTCGATGTCGAGAATGTTTTTCGCCGACTCCGCGAGAACCGGCACGCGGCCAACCCGCGTCCGGCGATCGATGTCGTGTTTCACGCATCCAGCGAGGTGCGGAATTCGATCGTATTCGGTACTGCCGTCGTGGTCTTGGTGTTTCTGCCTCTATTTGCGTTGTCCGGCATCGAGGGCAGGCTTTTTCAGCCGCTGGCGGTTGCATACATCATCAGCATTCTCTCGTCGCTTTTGGTCTCGCTGACGGTGACACCAGCCCTTGCCTTCTACCTGCTGCCCAACATGAAACGTATGGCAGAGGACAAGGACGGCCTGATTCTTCGCGTATGCAAGCGGTTCGCTCGTCGGCTGTATGACGTCACGATGCCACGACCGTGGACCGTCATCGGCGTTGCCTTGGGGTTCATAGCGCTGGGCGTGTTTCTCGTCACACGACTTGGCAGCGAATTCCTGCCCGCCTTTAACGAGGGAACGGCGACGATCAATGTGATTGCCGATCCCGGCATTTCGCTAGCGGAGTCAGACCGCCTCGGAGCCAGCGCGGAAGAACTCATTCTTTCTGTTCCCGAAGTTAAGTCTACCGGGCGGCGAACCGGCCGGGCGGAACAGGACGAGCACGCCGAAGGGGTCCACTACTCCGAGGTGGATGTGGACTTCTGGACGCCCGAAGAGGCGCAAGAGCCGGCGAAATACACGACAGGCGAGCAGCGCTCCCCTCCGCAGCTCATTCGTCCCAAGCAAGTCGTACTCGCCGAGATACGCGAAAAGCTTGAGACTCTTCCCGGCGTCGCCGTGGGTCTGGGCCAACCGATCAGCCACCGCATCGATCATTTGCTCTCCGGTGTCAGGGCACAGATCGTTATCAAGATCACCGGGCAGGATCTCAATACGCTGCGCAATCTGGGAGATCAGGCGCGCGCGGCGATGGATGGCATTCCGGGCGTCGTCGACCTTCAGGTGGAGAAGCAGGTCCTCGTCCCGCAGGTTCGAATCCGGGTCAACCGGGAGGCGGCCTCGCGTGTGGGTTTCAAACCGGCTGATCTGGTGCGAACGCTCGAGACGGCCCTGAAAGGCAAGGTCGTCTCCCAGGTCTTGGACGGGCTGAGATCATACGACCTTGTATTGATGCTCGATGAATCGGTTCGCAACAGCGTCCGCCGTCTGAACGACGTTCGCCTAATCTCGCCGTCCGGCGCCGTCGTACTGCTCTCCGATGTGGCCGGCCTTACCGAGACGCCCGGGCCGAATCAGATCAGCCGCGAGAATGTGCAGCGGCGAATGGTCGTGTCGGCAAACGTGCAGGGGCGCGATCTGGGAAGCACGGTCGCGGACATAAAGGCATCTTTAGCAATGGACCTGCCGGCCGAGAAGATGCCGCCGGGATACACCCTGAGCATTGGCGGTCAATTTGAGGCCCAGGAATCGGCCACTCGGTTGATTCTGCTTTTGGGAGCGCTTTCGCTCGTGGCGATGTTTGCACTCCTCTACTCGCACTTCCGCTCGGTCGAGATGGTCCTCCAGGTGATGCTCAATATCCCATTCGCCTTCATCGGCAGCGCGTTTGCCCTGTGGATTGCAGGCGAGACCTTCAGCGTGGCGAGCCTGGTCGGATTCGTCAGCCTCTGCGGCATCGCCAGCCGAAACGGCATCCTGATGATCAGCCACTACATCCATCTGGTGACGCACGAGGGAATGGCTTTTGGCCGCGAAATGGTCGTCCGGGGAAGTCAGGAACGAGTAGCGCCGGTCCTGATGACCGCGTTGACGACGTGTCTTGGGCTGATTCCGCTTGTGCTCGCAGCCGGGCAACCCGGAAAGGAGATTCTCTATCCCGTCGCGCTGGTTGTTCTTGGCGGATTGACCACAAGCACATTCCTCGACTTTTGCGTCACTCCCACGGTCTTTTTGCACTTCGGCCGCAAGGCGTCCGAGCGCGCAGTGGCCGAATGGCGCGAGACGCATGTACCACCCGATTTGGTGCCCGGCTCCGATCACCGTCCCGTCGTAGCTGGCGTCGAAAAAATCGAAAGGGACGTAATCCTTGAACCTGCCGGCGTTGGTGCCGGGGCGGACTAGCCACATGAGCCACGGCAGTCTCGCTAACTCTTGAAAGGAGTGTTCAAAATGTCTGGTCGAACGTTGACTGTTTTCGTGACGCTGCTATTGGGCCCCACGGTACCGATCGCCCTGGCACAACACGGCCACATGGAGGGAGAGCATGGAAAACCGGCCGAGTTCAAGATGCCGACGACGTACAAAGACGGTGTAGCCGAGATTCAGCACCGGCTTCACGAGATTGAGGAGCTAATCGACTCCAGCAAACTCGCCGACGTGCATCGAGAGGCGGAGGTGATCCAGAAAGTCGGAAACGTCATCGGCCAACTTGCACTCAAGGCCGACTCCGGAGTGCCCAAGATCGCCATCAAGGAGATCAATAAAGCCGGACGCGAATTGGCGGGCAAGTTCGACGCTATCGACAAGGCCGGCGATTCCGGCGACGCGGCGGGCACGCGTAAAGTTTACGATGAGATGGTTACATTGACCGCGACACTTCAGAAGTACGTCGCCGGCGGCCCGCACGGAGGGTTGGTTGCATGGTCCGTCGATCGGAAGCGCCAAGTCGAGGCAACGCTCTCGGCCGCCAACGAAGTCCGCATTTACCTCTACGATGAACACTCCAAGCCGCTCCCGGTCGACGGGACGAAACCGCAGGCGCACGGCGGAAAGAAGGGCGGCGAACACACGCCGGTCAGTCTCGCGCCCGACGCTTCCAAGTCGTCTCTACGCGGAAGACTCGACTCGGGCACGAGGCCGCCGCTCGCGCTTATGATTTCGCTGGATCTGGGCGGCAAGACGCAAATGTTCACCTTTGATTTCGATGCTCCAACGAAGGCGCCGAGTAGGGAGCACGGCGCGCACGAAAAAGGCGAACACAAGGGCCACAAACCGTAACGGTCGGTAAGCGGCGAAGCTCGGTTAATCTCAGGAAAGGAAGAAAAAATATGTCAACAGTCAAGGGGCTCGGCTACATTGCCATTGTGACAGTCGCCGCCTATGCGGCTTCGGCAAGCGCTCAATCCCCTCACGGTGATCACGAGCACGGCAAACCAATCGCGTATAAGACGCCAAAAACCTTCAAAGACGCGGTCCGCGAGATTCGAACTCGATTGCACGAAATCGAGGACCTCATGGCGTCCGAGAAGCTTGATCAGATCCATCCCCACGCGGACGTTGTTCGAAAGGTGGGAGATCTCGTCGGCCAGCTTGCGCTGAAATCGGACTCGGGTGTGCCCCGCGAGGCGATCAAGGAGGTAAATAAGGCTGGACGAGAGCTTGCCTCCATGTTCGATGCTATTGACAAAGTCGCCGACGCCGGTGATGCCACGGGGACGCGCAAAGTTTATGGAGAGATGAAGGTACTGGTCGAGATACTTCAGCGACATGCGCCGAAAGAATATGTTTGTCCGATGCGGTGCGAGGCGGAAAAAACGCATTCTCAGCCCGGAAAGTGTTCGGTCTGTGGGATGAAGCTCCAGGACATTGATTCACACATGGACCATAAGCCCAAGCACGGCGGCGTTTTCTTCATGGCTCCCGATCAGACTCACCATCTTGAAGGAACCATCTCAGAGAATCGCGAGTTTCGCATTTACTTCTACGACGAATACACTAAGCCGATTAAGGCGGATAAGTTCTCCGCGAAAGGTCATGCACGAAACGCAGGAAAAGACGATGAAAAGCCGCTGGCTCTGAGCGTCGAGCCTGGTAGGGCCTTTCTCAGGGGTAACGTTGATGGGTCGGTGAAGTTCCCAATGGGCTTGAAAATCTTCATTGATTTCAAGGATGGACAGGAGCCGCAGGTCTTTGATTTCGATTTCATGGAGCCCAGCAAATCGTCCATGAGTCTAAAGGCTGAGGAGCAGCATGAAAGCGAAGATAAGGCGGCCGACCTTGAAACGAAGGCGTATAACGAACGCACTCCGAATGACGGCTAAAAGTACGGCGACCTGAGCGAGAGAGACCGGCTAACCAGATTTGCCCCTTGGCGCTTGCGCGTTAAGCTCTGGTTTGTTCGACCTACGATCTGTCGTGGCGCACGGATCGTAGCCATCACCATCGGATTTATTGTTCGACAAGGATTAAGCATAATGATCGGCCGACAGGCGAGTGGAAGGCTGGTTCTGATTGCTCTAATCGGAATCCTGCTTTCATCATGTGGGCGTGTTGACAGCGCAAATGACCTGCGACAAGCGGGCGAAGCTACCCGACAAGCGACGGGGACGGAGGTTTCGTGGTCTGGCGAGATGGAGCTAAAACC
This window harbors:
- a CDS encoding efflux RND transporter periplasmic adaptor subunit, which encodes MPILASPLALWAHEGHGGKEVGAFDLDTPRQVSPETAAHIGLKTAEIDFGPVEETLALSGMVRAAPDRHWTISTLAAGKVLAVHVQVGSVVRRGDLLVEIDSPELARLLLDVVRGEGRVQQLRVEAQNADETAALAEAELHRVESTGEGVVPINVVSERRAAALRARGEAKLKAVDLDVTTKEVAVLRQQALRWARNSVGGEADSGAADLTDGQLNLQRLVAPADGVVVERSARPGHWAAAGETLLSVADYSVVQIEGELPESLIPRVASRSSDAVRVRIPSQPAFLVGGQVKFISPALDPVKRTAHVLIECDNKTGMLRDGMFVDLAIVLREEKTAVVVPASAVVQYGPMHFVFIKSGEVYRKQDITPGQSNDQVVEVLAGLAPGDVVVTQGAYSLTQLRPKAPTALAMAAPTAQAVQKEP
- a CDS encoding zf-HC2 domain-containing protein: MNCETTRQYLGAYFDGEVPLQVRREVEAHLAACPGCTHELASIRDLATRLAPAGPVVVPEGLWSAIERRLDGPAETVPARPGRFVLLRRYALAASVLVAVGLGAWALLSFGDGASVSRASTVDFSMLLDALPNDAVTAFEKFLSHYHARQVQPVEAKRTASQLDFDIPESLPGGFRLESAYTLRFGNESGAAAMYVRNGEFLGAIFHRPVHREEFGTHKDYECVIGKHRGHAVVVGEWKLVHVTDETTCHCVLSKLNENSELPAVLMAVAPRAGSAPSFPQVEGDHGR
- a CDS encoding sigma-70 family RNA polymerase sigma factor, with translation MPTTSVRICVTESELVERCRKGIREAQQELYNQTSERIHRLLLRMIGSPDIAFDLVQETYLRAFSRIGQFNGQSKLATWLYRIAVNEALQFLRRKEPLGLPADSESAASSGASENDRVIAAMDLEEVFRQMDPVDRAVLLLRYQEGLDYRAISAVMECPIGTVGSRLIRARQRARELLADGYDPAEESRAPTHPTEGENNARTTLPPADMVRMERGRP
- a CDS encoding efflux RND transporter permease subunit gives rise to the protein MLNAIIRFSLHNRVLVLAAALLVAAYGLFTASRLPTDVLPDLNRPTVTILTEAPGLAPEEVETQVTFHLETALNGAVGVERVRSVSGLGLSVVYVEFAWGTDIRYDRQVVQERLNQVAEKLPPGVIPVMGPISSIMGEIMLVGLRSDSLPPMEIRSLADWVLRPSLLSVGGVSQVTVMGGEVRQFQVLADPEKLRRYDLTLNDLEEALEKTNENSGGGFIVGSSQEFVVRNLGRVATVVDIESSLVATRTSEGVTQPILIRDVATVREGGALIKRGDGSMNARPSVIMAIQKQPGADTRDLSARIDEAMNGLRPTLPKDLMINADLFRQSHFIQAAIENVVEALRDGSVLVAIILILFLLNVRTTFITLTAIPLSLCITALVFKAFGESINTMTLGGIAVAIGELVDDAIVDVENVFRRLRENRHAANPRPAIDVVFHASSEVRNSIVFGTAVVVLVFLPLFALSGIEGRLFQPLAVAYIISILSSLLVSLTVTPALAFYLLPNMKRMAEDKDGLILRVCKRFARRLYDVTMPRPWTVIGVALGFIALGVFLVTRLGSEFLPAFNEGTATINVIADPGISLAESDRLGASAEELILSVPEVKSTGRRTGRAEQDEHAEGVHYSEVDVDFWTPEEAQEPAKYTTGEQRSPPQLIRPKQVVLAEIREKLETLPGVAVGLGQPISHRIDHLLSGVRAQIVIKITGQDLNTLRNLGDQARAAMDGIPGVVDLQVEKQVLVPQVRIRVNREAASRVGFKPADLVRTLETALKGKVVSQVLDGLRSYDLVLMLDESVRNSVRRLNDVRLISPSGAVVLLSDVAGLTETPGPNQISRENVQRRMVVSANVQGRDLGSTVADIKASLAMDLPAEKMPPGYTLSIGGQFEAQESATRLILLLGALSLVAMFALLYSHFRSVEMVLQVMLNIPFAFIGSAFALWIAGETFSVASLVGFVSLCGIASRNGILMISHYIHLVTHEGMAFGREMVVRGSQERVAPVLMTALTTCLGLIPLVLAAGQPGKEILYPVALVVLGGLTTSTFLDFCVTPTVFLHFGRKASERAVAEWRETHVPPDLVPGSDHRPVVAGVEKIERDVILEPAGVGAGAD
- a CDS encoding CusA/CzcA family heavy metal efflux RND transporter; this encodes MLERILQFSIRQRWIILLATLGISGLGIYDFQKLPIDAVPDITNVQVQINTEAPGFSPLEVEQRVTFPIETVMAGLPSLEETRSLSRYGLSQVTVIFKDGTDIYFGRQLINERIQEAKGKLPPGIEPVMGPIATGLGEIFMYTVEANPGATKPDDAPYTEMDLRTIQDWIIKPQLRNVSGVTEVNTIGGYEKQFHVTPDPDRLLAYRLTFHNVLEALARNNANAGAGYIERSGEQYLVRSPGQVTTLDDIRQIVVGTHRGIPIHVDDVADVLLGKELRTGAATENGQEVVLGTVFMLMGENSRSVSHNVAQRMEEINRTLPEGIVARTVYDRTVLVDKTIATVTKNLVEGALLVIVILFFFLGNIRAALLTAMVIPLAMLFTITGMVSNKVSANLMSLGALDFGLIVDGAVIIVENCMRRLAEEQHRLGRTLSLKERLALVFEASKEVRKATMFGELIIMIVYLPILALTGVEGKMFHPMAFTVIAALLGAMVLSVTFVPAAVAILLGGHISEKENFLVRMAKIPYVGTLNLFLKNRATVVAAAVVLVVLCGLLATRMGTEFIPSLDEGDIALHALRIPGTSLSQAVAMQQSLERRLKQFPEVDKVFAKIGTAEIATDPMPPSVADNFVMLKPHDTWPEPRRTKVELVRAMEEAVKEIPGNNYEFTQPIQMRFNELIAGVRSDVAVKVFGDDMDVMVEAGERIAKVIEAIPGAADVKVEQVTGLPILTIELDRAAMARYGLSVSEVQDVIQIAIGGKSAGEVFEGDRRFELIVRLPESMREDVERLKRIPVTLPKAESSVWLIGQENGAVGEVLPSHIPLGSVAEFVISPGPNQISRENGKRRVVVTANIRGRDIGSFVREAQAAIESQVDIPAGYWTSWGGQFQQMISAAKRLRIVVPIALLLILVLLFVTFGNLKDAILVFTGVPLALTGGVLALWIRDIPLSISAGVGFIALSGVAVLNGLVMISFINQLRAEGDSLDEAITRGAVTRLRPVMMTALVASLGFVPMALATGTGAEVQRPLATVVIGGILSSTALTLVVLPVLYRIFNRPDEQPIG
- a CDS encoding heavy metal-binding domain-containing protein, which translates into the protein MSTVKGLGYIAIVTVAAYAASASAQSPHGDHEHGKPIAYKTPKTFKDAVREIRTRLHEIEDLMASEKLDQIHPHADVVRKVGDLVGQLALKSDSGVPREAIKEVNKAGRELASMFDAIDKVADAGDATGTRKVYGEMKVLVEILQRHAPKEYVCPMRCEAEKTHSQPGKCSVCGMKLQDIDSHMDHKPKHGGVFFMAPDQTHHLEGTISENREFRIYFYDEYTKPIKADKFSAKGHARNAGKDDEKPLALSVEPGRAFLRGNVDGSVKFPMGLKIFIDFKDGQEPQVFDFDFMEPSKSSMSLKAEEQHESEDKAADLETKAYNERTPNDG